From Pseudomonas sp. G.S.17, the proteins below share one genomic window:
- the yrfG gene encoding GMP/IMP nucleotidase yields the protein MPSMPWRDIDTVLLDMDGTLLDLHYDEHFWLQHLPARYAELHGISHAMALLEMKPLFENNAGTLNWYCLDFWSTELKLSIRELKLETAHLIALRPDAETFLAAIKQAGKRVIMITNAHRDSLSLKMERIELAPYFERLISSHDYGFPKENPQFWDALHADIAFDPARSLFIDDTLPILRSARNFGIAHLLAVSEPNSQKGPKDTEEFDAVKDYRELMTGL from the coding sequence ATGCCTTCCATGCCTTGGCGCGACATCGATACCGTTCTGCTGGATATGGACGGCACACTGCTGGATCTGCATTACGACGAACATTTCTGGCTGCAGCACTTGCCTGCGCGCTATGCCGAATTACACGGCATCAGCCACGCAATGGCGCTGCTGGAGATGAAACCGCTGTTTGAAAATAACGCTGGCACGCTCAATTGGTACTGCCTGGACTTCTGGAGCACGGAGTTGAAGCTGTCAATCCGCGAGCTGAAACTGGAAACCGCGCACCTGATCGCCTTGCGCCCGGATGCCGAGACGTTTCTGGCCGCCATCAAACAAGCCGGCAAGCGCGTGATCATGATCACCAACGCGCACCGCGATTCGTTGTCGCTGAAGATGGAGCGCATCGAGCTGGCGCCGTATTTCGAGCGGCTGATCAGCTCCCATGACTACGGTTTCCCCAAGGAAAACCCGCAGTTCTGGGATGCCCTTCACGCCGATATCGCCTTCGACCCCGCGCGCAGCCTGTTTATCGACGACACGCTGCCCATCCTGCGCAGCGCCCGAAACTTCGGCATCGCCCATTTATTGGCCGTCAGCGAACCCAACAGCCAGAAAGGCCCGAAGGACACCGAGGAATTTGACGCGGTGAAGGATTATCGGGAGTTGATGACGGGGTTGTAA
- the cysQ gene encoding 3'(2'),5'-bisphosphate nucleotidase CysQ produces MIDTLDNLPHPLLAPVIKLARLAGEVILPYWRANVSVTSKADDSPVTAADLAAHHLLVEGLQALAPDIHVLSEEDADIPLSERASWERWWLVDPLDGTKEFISGSEEFTVNVALIERGRVVFGVVSMPTNNRCYCGGAGLGAWRSDDDDHISPISVRTEPGEGHDFTVVASRRHTSAEQERLLAGLSAAVGHLQLTNIGSSLKFCLLAEGAADCYPRLAPTSQWDTAAAQGVLEGAGGEVVELSGEAFSYPARESLRNPFFVALPAEAAWREKLLDLARS; encoded by the coding sequence ATGATCGACACCCTCGATAATCTGCCGCATCCGCTGCTTGCACCGGTCATCAAGCTGGCCCGGCTGGCGGGTGAAGTCATCTTGCCGTACTGGCGCGCCAACGTCAGCGTGACCTCCAAGGCCGACGATTCGCCGGTCACCGCCGCCGACCTGGCTGCACACCATTTGCTGGTCGAAGGCTTGCAAGCGCTGGCACCGGACATTCACGTGCTGTCCGAAGAAGACGCCGATATCCCGCTGAGCGAGCGTGCCAGTTGGGAACGCTGGTGGCTGGTCGATCCGCTGGACGGCACCAAGGAGTTTATTTCCGGCAGTGAAGAATTCACCGTCAACGTCGCGCTGATCGAACGCGGTCGTGTGGTGTTCGGTGTGGTGTCGATGCCCACCAACAACCGCTGCTACTGTGGCGGCGCGGGTCTGGGCGCCTGGCGCAGTGACGATGACGACCATATCTCGCCCATCAGCGTGCGTACCGAGCCGGGTGAAGGCCACGACTTCACCGTGGTCGCCAGCCGCCGCCACACCAGCGCCGAACAGGAACGTCTGCTGGCCGGGCTGTCCGCTGCGGTGGGCCATCTACAGTTGACCAATATCGGCAGCTCGCTGAAGTTCTGCTTGCTGGCCGAAGGCGCTGCCGACTGCTATCCGCGTCTGGCCCCGACGTCGCAATGGGACACGGCTGCTGCCCAAGGCGTGCTGGAAGGTGCCGGCGGGGAAGTGGTGGAATTGTCCGGCGAGGCGTTCAGCTATCCGGCGCGGGAATCACTGCGCAACCCGTTCTTCGTGGCGCTGCCCGCCGAGGCCGCGTGGCGGGAGAAACTGCTGGATCTGGCGCGTTCGTAA
- the rfbB gene encoding dTDP-glucose 4,6-dehydratase, with amino-acid sequence MRILVTGGAGFIGSALIRHLIQNTEHDVLNFDKLTYAGNLESLASIATNTRYEFVQADICDQARVSAVLERFAPHAIMHLAAESHVDRSIDGPAEFIQTNIVGTYSLLEAVRGYWLKLPEAERAAFRFHHISTDEVYGDLHGVDDLFTETTPYAPSSPYSASKAASDHLVRAWHRTYGLPVVVTNCSNNYGPFHFPEKLIPLVILNALAGKPLPVYGNGLQVRDWLFVEDHARALLKVVTEGVVGETYNIGGHNEQKNIDVVRSICALLEELAPEHPAGVTNFADLITYVVDRPGHDLRYAIDAGKIERELGWTPQETFESGLRKTVQWYLDNLEWCRRVQDGSYQGQRLGFTNHKDLIA; translated from the coding sequence ATGCGAATACTTGTAACTGGCGGTGCGGGCTTCATCGGCTCGGCGCTGATCCGTCATCTGATCCAGAACACCGAACACGATGTGCTTAATTTCGACAAATTGACCTATGCCGGTAATCTCGAATCGCTGGCCAGCATCGCGACCAATACCCGCTATGAGTTCGTGCAGGCCGACATCTGCGATCAGGCCAGAGTCAGTGCCGTGCTTGAGCGCTTTGCGCCGCACGCCATCATGCATCTGGCCGCTGAATCCCATGTCGACCGCTCCATCGACGGCCCGGCGGAATTCATTCAGACCAACATCGTCGGCACTTACAGCCTGCTGGAAGCCGTGCGTGGCTACTGGCTCAAGCTGCCGGAAGCCGAACGCGCCGCGTTTCGCTTCCATCACATTTCCACCGACGAAGTTTATGGCGACCTGCACGGCGTCGATGACCTGTTCACCGAAACCACGCCCTATGCGCCCAGCTCGCCCTATTCGGCCAGCAAGGCGGCGTCCGATCATCTGGTCCGCGCCTGGCATCGCACCTACGGCTTGCCGGTGGTGGTCACCAATTGCTCGAACAACTACGGCCCGTTTCACTTCCCCGAGAAGCTGATCCCGCTGGTGATTCTCAACGCCCTCGCGGGCAAGCCGCTGCCGGTGTATGGCAACGGCCTGCAAGTGCGCGACTGGCTGTTTGTCGAAGATCACGCCCGGGCGCTGCTCAAGGTTGTGACTGAAGGTGTGGTCGGCGAGACCTACAACATTGGCGGCCACAACGAGCAGAAGAATATCGACGTGGTGCGCAGCATCTGCGCCCTGCTCGAAGAGCTGGCGCCGGAGCATCCCGCTGGCGTGACGAATTTTGCCGACCTGATCACCTACGTGGTGGATCGTCCGGGCCACGATCTACGCTATGCCATCGATGCCGGCAAGATCGAGCGCGAGTTGGGCTGGACGCCGCAGGAGACGTTTGAATCAGGGCTGCGCAAAACCGTGCAATGGTATCTCGACAACCTGGAATGGTGCCGCAGAGTGCAGGACGGCAGCTATCAGGGCCAACGACTGGGCTTCACCAACCATAAGGATCTGATCGCATGA
- a CDS encoding cache domain-containing protein, translated as MITTSKLPPRPRWRSLALLAILLAPLLWPLEHLAERYYRNELISQNRQTLDLYVANLLGTLHRYETLPQILSQLPALRAALAAPQDAPTINAANLLLQEVCRQTGAEVMYLMDPDGTTLAASNWDKRDSFLGRNFAFRPYFNDAMAGNLGRFFGLGTTSGKRGYFFASAVRNENQVIGALVVKVDLDHTETLWGKTPEQLLLTDHNGVVILTSNPEWRFRATRALSEEEKQAIVAIQPYPTRDPRPLLLNEKAWLTQTQHIDETGWSVNILAPRALIDRPVRTVVAVGGATLLVVMLLLGIMIQRRRHYLDRIAFEAKARRELEVRVIERTSDLEGLNSRLKQEVLEREQAQQELVRAQDELVQASKLSALGTMSASISHELNQPLAAIRSYAENAEVLLDHGRTDDARGNLKLISELTGRMASIIAHLRAFARRDRHAPESVALQPALDDALALLAKRRRAMEVELIRDLPDATLWVQAGETRLRQVLGNLLANALDALTEKGPPRKLWLSAEQTPEGVNLFIRDNGPGFSQEALAHAREPFFTTKTRTQGLGLGLAICDTLMRALGGELLFANHPSGGALLTLRLRAGASGISLQPPEDLSA; from the coding sequence ATGATCACCACCTCCAAACTTCCGCCCCGTCCCCGCTGGCGCAGCCTGGCGCTTTTGGCGATCTTGCTGGCGCCTTTGTTGTGGCCGCTGGAGCATCTGGCCGAGCGCTATTACCGTAACGAGCTGATCAGCCAGAATCGCCAGACGCTGGACCTGTACGTGGCCAACCTGCTGGGCACGCTGCACCGTTACGAAACCTTGCCGCAGATTCTCAGCCAGCTACCGGCCTTGCGCGCGGCATTGGCGGCGCCTCAGGACGCCCCGACGATCAACGCAGCCAATCTGCTGCTCCAGGAAGTCTGTCGTCAGACCGGCGCTGAAGTCATGTACCTGATGGACCCGGACGGCACCACGCTGGCCGCGTCGAACTGGGACAAGCGCGACAGTTTCCTCGGCCGCAACTTTGCCTTCCGGCCTTATTTCAACGACGCGATGGCTGGCAATCTCGGGCGTTTTTTCGGGCTGGGCACCACCTCGGGTAAACGTGGGTACTTTTTCGCCTCGGCGGTGCGCAACGAAAATCAGGTCATCGGCGCGCTGGTGGTGAAGGTCGATCTGGACCACACCGAAACCTTGTGGGGCAAGACGCCCGAACAATTGCTGCTCACCGACCACAACGGCGTGGTGATCCTGACCTCCAATCCGGAATGGCGTTTCCGTGCCACCCGCGCCCTGAGCGAAGAGGAAAAACAGGCGATTGTCGCCATCCAGCCGTATCCAACTCGCGACCCGCGCCCATTGCTGCTCAACGAAAAGGCCTGGCTGACCCAGACCCAGCACATCGATGAAACCGGCTGGAGCGTCAATATCCTCGCCCCGCGCGCCTTGATCGACCGACCGGTACGCACGGTGGTTGCGGTCGGCGGCGCGACCTTGCTGGTGGTGATGTTGCTGTTGGGCATCATGATCCAGCGCCGTCGGCATTATCTGGACCGCATCGCCTTTGAAGCCAAGGCCCGCCGCGAGCTGGAAGTGCGGGTGATCGAGCGCACCAGCGATCTGGAAGGCCTCAACAGCCGGCTCAAACAGGAAGTGCTGGAGCGCGAACAGGCGCAGCAGGAATTGGTGCGCGCTCAGGACGAACTGGTGCAGGCCAGCAAACTGTCAGCGCTGGGCACCATGTCCGCCAGCATCAGCCATGAACTCAATCAACCATTGGCGGCGATTCGCAGCTACGCGGAAAACGCTGAAGTGTTGCTCGACCACGGGCGCACCGATGACGCGCGGGGCAACCTCAAACTGATCAGCGAGCTGACCGGGCGCATGGCCTCGATCATTGCCCACCTGCGCGCTTTCGCTCGACGTGATCGCCATGCGCCGGAAAGCGTTGCCCTGCAACCGGCGCTGGATGACGCGCTGGCGCTGCTGGCCAAACGCCGACGCGCCATGGAAGTGGAACTGATCCGCGACTTGCCGGACGCCACGCTGTGGGTTCAGGCCGGGGAAACCCGCTTGCGTCAGGTGTTGGGCAACCTGCTGGCCAACGCGCTGGACGCCCTGACCGAAAAAGGTCCGCCGCGCAAACTCTGGTTAAGTGCCGAACAAACCCCGGAAGGCGTCAACCTGTTCATTCGCGATAACGGCCCGGGGTTTTCTCAGGAAGCACTGGCCCACGCCCGCGAACCCTTTTTCACCACGAAAACGCGCACGCAAGGGCTGGGCCTGGGTCTGGCAATCTGCGATACGCTGATGCGCGCGCTGGGCGGTGAGTTGCTGTTCGCCAACCATCCCAGCGGCGGCGCCTTGCTAACCTTGCGCCTGCGTGCCGGCGCGTCCGGCATCAGCCTTCAACCGCCCGAGGATCTTTCCGCATGA
- the rfbD gene encoding dTDP-4-dehydrorhamnose reductase: MTDRAEKPLKILISGQHGQVSQALQQSLADLGELVVLGRDQLDLNDPLAVIDRVQAVQPDLIINAAAYTAVDQAETDATAAFQINAMSAGVFAQQAEELGIPLIHYSTDYVFDGSKQSPYTEEDEANPLSIYGASKWTGEQAISASGGQHLILRTSWVYSTVGRNFLLTMQRLLQERDELNVVADQIGAPTWAGTIAQSTRQLIERWRSGNPGAWGIYHLTASGETSWFGFAEAIGQELIKSGKKCAALHPIPSSAYPTPAPRPLNSRLDCSRLQREWGVQQTDWHSALLQCLSEQR; the protein is encoded by the coding sequence ATGACAGATCGCGCCGAAAAACCGCTGAAAATTCTGATTTCCGGCCAGCATGGCCAAGTCTCCCAGGCCTTGCAGCAAAGCCTGGCGGACCTGGGCGAACTGGTGGTGCTGGGCCGCGACCAGCTGGACCTGAATGATCCATTGGCGGTGATTGATCGGGTCCAGGCCGTGCAACCGGACTTGATCATCAATGCAGCCGCCTACACCGCCGTGGATCAGGCGGAAACCGATGCGACGGCGGCGTTTCAGATCAACGCGATGTCAGCGGGCGTTTTTGCCCAGCAGGCCGAAGAGCTGGGCATCCCGCTGATTCATTACTCCACCGATTACGTGTTCGATGGCAGCAAGCAATCGCCTTATACCGAAGAAGATGAAGCCAATCCCCTGAGCATCTACGGTGCCAGCAAGTGGACCGGCGAACAGGCGATCAGCGCCAGCGGCGGGCAGCATTTGATTCTGCGCACCAGCTGGGTGTACTCCACTGTCGGGCGCAATTTTCTGCTGACCATGCAGCGCTTATTGCAGGAACGCGACGAATTGAACGTCGTCGCCGATCAGATCGGCGCACCGACCTGGGCGGGCACCATCGCCCAGAGCACACGGCAGTTGATCGAACGCTGGCGCAGTGGCAATCCCGGCGCCTGGGGCATCTATCATCTGACCGCCAGCGGTGAGACTTCGTGGTTCGGTTTTGCCGAGGCGATTGGTCAGGAATTGATCAAAAGCGGCAAGAAATGCGCAGCGCTGCATCCCATCCCGTCCTCCGCCTACCCAACCCCCGCCCCGCGCCCGCTCAACTCGCGACTGGATTGCAGCCGACTGCAACGCGAATGGGGTGTGCAACAAACCGACTGGCACAGCGCATTGCTGCAGTGCCTGAGCGAGCAGCGTTAG
- the rfbC gene encoding dTDP-4-dehydrorhamnose 3,5-epimerase, with protein MNVIACEVPEVIIIEPRVFGDERGFFYESFNAKAFADATGLDTRFVQDNHSRSAKGVLRGLHYQIEHAQGKLVRVTSGEVLDIAVDIRRSSPTFGKWVGVKLSAENFRQLWVPPGFAHGFVVLSDYAEFLYKTTDYYTPAAERCIRWDDPDLGIDWELDGKQPQMSAKDQNAKTLKEADLFP; from the coding sequence GTGAATGTGATTGCGTGTGAAGTGCCTGAAGTCATCATCATCGAGCCACGGGTGTTCGGTGATGAACGAGGTTTCTTCTATGAAAGTTTCAACGCCAAGGCTTTCGCGGATGCCACCGGCCTGGACACCCGGTTTGTGCAGGACAACCACTCACGCTCGGCCAAGGGCGTGCTGCGCGGCCTGCATTACCAGATCGAACATGCCCAGGGAAAACTGGTGCGCGTGACGTCGGGGGAAGTGCTGGATATTGCCGTGGACATCCGTCGCAGTTCGCCGACCTTCGGCAAGTGGGTCGGCGTGAAGCTGTCCGCCGAGAATTTCCGCCAGTTGTGGGTGCCGCCAGGATTTGCCCATGGTTTCGTGGTGCTCAGCGACTACGCAGAATTTCTGTACAAGACCACCGATTACTACACCCCGGCCGCAGAGCGCTGCATCCGCTGGGATGACCCGGACCTTGGTATCGACTGGGAGCTGGATGGCAAGCAGCCGCAAATGTCGGCCAAGGATCAGAACGCAAAAACCCTGAAGGAGGCTGATCTTTTCCCATGA
- the nudE gene encoding ADP compounds hydrolase NudE has product MRQKPTVLAREIVASSRLFRVEELQLRFANGVERTYERLVGRGTGYGAVMIVAMLDADHAVLIEEYCGGTDEYELSLPKGLIEPGEDVLAAANRELKEEAGYGAHQLEHLTELSLSPGYMSQKIQVVLATDLYEERLEGDEPEPMRVDKVNLRELSSLIEHPQFSEGRALAALYLVRDLLTQRGLFLP; this is encoded by the coding sequence ATGCGCCAGAAACCCACCGTACTTGCCCGCGAGATCGTCGCCAGTAGCCGCTTGTTCCGAGTCGAAGAGCTGCAGTTGCGCTTTGCCAACGGCGTTGAGCGTACCTACGAACGTCTGGTCGGTCGAGGCACCGGCTACGGCGCGGTCATGATCGTTGCGATGCTGGATGCCGATCATGCGGTATTGATCGAAGAATATTGCGGCGGCACCGATGAATACGAGTTGTCGTTGCCCAAGGGCCTGATCGAGCCGGGCGAAGACGTCTTGGCCGCAGCCAACCGCGAGCTCAAGGAAGAAGCCGGTTATGGCGCGCATCAGCTGGAACACTTGACCGAGCTGTCTTTGTCGCCGGGCTATATGAGCCAGAAAATCCAGGTGGTGCTGGCCACCGATCTCTACGAAGAGCGTCTGGAAGGCGATGAGCCCGAGCCAATGCGCGTCGACAAGGTCAACCTGCGTGAGCTGTCCAGTCTGATCGAACATCCGCAGTTCAGCGAAGGCCGAGCCCTGGCTGCTCTGTATCTGGTGCGCGACCTGCTGACCCAGCGAGGCCTGTTCCTGCCATGA
- a CDS encoding thioesterase domain-containing protein, with protein MNHDSLDQADHLEHVLHHDIPLTREMGVKVLSWQNRQLRLHLPLEPNINHKSTMFGGSLYCGAVLAGWGWLHLRLREAGISDGHIVIQDGQISYPLPVRGDAVAICDAPDAALWDKFLTTYQRRGRARLTLPTRICAPDSETEAVRFVGQFVLHR; from the coding sequence ATGAACCACGACTCTCTTGATCAGGCTGATCACCTGGAACACGTACTGCACCACGATATCCCGCTGACCCGGGAGATGGGCGTGAAAGTCCTGAGCTGGCAAAACCGGCAATTGCGCCTGCACCTGCCCCTTGAGCCGAATATCAATCACAAAAGCACGATGTTCGGCGGCAGCTTGTATTGCGGCGCGGTGCTGGCGGGCTGGGGTTGGCTGCATCTGCGTCTGCGCGAAGCCGGTATCAGTGACGGGCACATCGTGATTCAGGACGGACAGATCAGTTATCCGCTGCCGGTACGCGGCGATGCGGTCGCGATTTGCGACGCGCCGGATGCCGCGCTCTGGGACAAATTCCTCACCACCTACCAACGACGCGGCCGCGCGCGGCTGACGTTACCGACGCGTATCTGTGCGCCAGACAGCGAAACCGAAGCGGTGAGGTTTGTCGGGCAGTTTGTGTTGCATCGGTAG
- a CDS encoding sigma-54 dependent transcriptional regulator — MTAIDSQIQVVLIDDDPHLRQALSQTLDLAGLKVLTLTEANGLSSRVGRDWPGVVVSDIRMPGMDGLELLSQLHSQDPELPVLLITGHGDVPLAVQAMRAGAYDFLEKPFASDALLDSVRRALALRRLVLDNRSLRLALSDRQQLSTRLVGQSAPMLRLREQIGALAATRADVLILGETGAGKEVVARALHDLSNRRSGPFVAINAGALAESVVESELFGHEPGAFTGAQKRRIGKFEFANGGTLFLDEIESMSMDVQVKLLRLLQERVVERLGGNQQIALDIRVIAATKEDLRQAADQGRFRADLYYRLNVAPLRIPPLRERGEDALMLFQHYADAASMRHGLPRHELQPGHRALLLRHTWPGNVRELQNAAERFALGLELALEGNDVPTMPASGGGLSEQVESFERSLIAAELARPHSSVRSLAEALGLPRKTLHDKLRKHGLSFGDSGSNTEDAE; from the coding sequence ATGACCGCCATCGACAGCCAGATCCAGGTAGTGCTGATCGACGACGACCCGCACCTGCGCCAGGCCTTGAGCCAGACGCTGGATCTGGCGGGCCTCAAGGTATTGACCCTGACCGAGGCCAATGGTCTGTCGAGCCGCGTCGGCCGCGACTGGCCCGGCGTGGTGGTCAGCGATATCCGCATGCCGGGCATGGACGGCCTTGAACTGCTGAGCCAACTGCACAGCCAGGACCCGGAACTGCCGGTTTTGCTGATTACCGGTCACGGCGATGTGCCGCTGGCGGTGCAGGCCATGCGGGCCGGCGCCTATGACTTTCTGGAGAAACCCTTCGCCAGCGATGCTCTGCTGGACAGCGTGCGCCGCGCCCTGGCGTTGCGACGTCTGGTGCTGGACAACCGCAGCCTGCGTCTGGCCTTGAGCGATCGCCAGCAATTAAGCACGCGACTGGTTGGCCAATCCGCGCCGATGCTGCGCCTGCGTGAACAGATCGGTGCGCTGGCGGCGACCAGGGCCGACGTGCTGATCCTTGGCGAAACCGGCGCAGGCAAAGAAGTGGTCGCCCGGGCGCTGCATGATTTGTCCAACCGGCGCAGCGGGCCGTTCGTGGCGATCAATGCGGGGGCGTTGGCCGAATCCGTGGTCGAGAGCGAACTGTTCGGCCATGAACCGGGCGCTTTCACCGGCGCGCAAAAACGTCGGATCGGCAAGTTCGAATTTGCCAACGGCGGCACGTTGTTCCTCGATGAAATCGAAAGCATGAGCATGGACGTGCAGGTCAAACTGCTGCGCCTGCTGCAGGAACGTGTCGTCGAACGCCTGGGCGGTAATCAGCAGATCGCGCTGGATATCCGCGTGATCGCCGCGACCAAGGAGGATTTGCGTCAGGCGGCTGATCAAGGCCGGTTCCGGGCCGACTTGTATTACCGCCTGAACGTCGCGCCGCTGCGTATTCCGCCACTGCGCGAACGGGGCGAAGATGCGCTGATGTTATTCCAGCACTACGCCGATGCGGCGAGCATGCGTCATGGCCTGCCCAGGCATGAGCTGCAACCAGGACATCGCGCCCTGCTGTTGCGTCACACCTGGCCGGGCAATGTGCGCGAGCTGCAAAACGCCGCCGAGCGATTCGCGCTGGGTCTGGAATTGGCGCTGGAGGGCAACGATGTGCCAACCATGCCCGCCAGCGGCGGCGGCCTGAGCGAGCAGGTCGAGAGCTTCGAGCGGTCGCTGATTGCCGCCGAACTGGCGCGTCCGCACAGCTCGGTGCGCAGCCTCGCCGAAGCCCTTGGCCTGCCGCGCAAAACCCTGCACGACAAGCTGCGCAAACACGGCCTGAGTTTTGGCGACAGTGGCAGCAACACCGAGGATGCGGAATGA
- the rfbA gene encoding glucose-1-phosphate thymidylyltransferase RfbA: MTKGIVLAGGSGTRLHPITLGVSKQLLPIYDKPMIYYPISVLMLTGIREILIISTPQDLPQYRNLLGDGRQFGVNFHYAEQPKPDGLAQAFLIGEEFIGDDSVCLILGDNIFHGQHFSEQLQKAAAHTEGATVFGYWVKDPERFGVIDFDDEGHALSIEEKPKHPKSSYAVTGLYFYDNEVIQIAKNVKPSPRGELEITDVNNAYLERGDLRVERFGRGFAWLDTGTHDSLLDASQYVQTIEHRQGLKVACLEEIAYQNGWVDRAHLLARADYFGKTGYGQYLFKLAGENQ, translated from the coding sequence ATGACCAAGGGAATCGTTCTGGCAGGCGGGTCGGGCACACGCCTGCACCCCATCACTCTGGGCGTCTCCAAACAGCTGTTGCCCATCTACGACAAACCAATGATTTATTACCCGATCTCGGTGCTGATGCTAACCGGCATTCGCGAAATCCTGATCATTTCCACGCCTCAGGATTTGCCGCAGTACCGCAATCTGCTGGGCGACGGCCGTCAGTTCGGGGTCAATTTTCACTACGCCGAGCAGCCTAAACCCGATGGTCTGGCCCAGGCGTTCCTGATCGGCGAAGAATTCATCGGCGACGATTCGGTGTGCCTGATCCTGGGCGACAACATCTTTCACGGTCAGCACTTTAGCGAGCAGCTGCAAAAAGCCGCGGCCCATACCGAAGGCGCGACGGTGTTCGGCTATTGGGTCAAGGACCCGGAGCGTTTCGGCGTGATCGACTTCGACGACGAGGGCCACGCGCTGTCCATCGAAGAGAAACCCAAGCATCCGAAGTCGAGCTACGCGGTGACCGGCTTGTATTTCTACGACAACGAAGTGATCCAGATCGCCAAGAACGTCAAGCCATCGCCACGCGGCGAGCTGGAAATCACTGACGTGAACAACGCGTATCTGGAACGCGGCGACCTGCGGGTCGAACGTTTCGGGCGCGGTTTTGCCTGGCTCGACACCGGCACCCACGACAGCCTGCTTGATGCGTCGCAGTACGTGCAGACCATCGAACATCGCCAGGGCCTGAAAGTCGCCTGCCTCGAAGAAATCGCCTACCAGAACGGCTGGGTGGATCGCGCCCATCTGCTCGCCCGCGCCGACTATTTCGGCAAGACCGGCTACGGCCAATACCTGTTCAAGCTTGCGGGGGAAAATCAGTGA